In one window of Solanum pennellii chromosome 2, SPENNV200 DNA:
- the LOC107011987 gene encoding deSI-like protein At4g17486, with protein sequence MAEVILHVYDLTKRDGQDAVNFGVVQMNRLLKDTISFGGMFHTAVQVYDNVEWAYGSCVIGSGVFSCPATKNPNYTHREKIVLGRTECSAHKVNQILKDLRDAWPGSKYNMVSRNSKHFCDEFLEKLGVPKLPNWANRFANIGDLAKDAAGIAVQAKEKASKLVFHPVDFALNMTTANKNTKAIYNPTHEFRFRFNFAVNNFKVAAPVIRSDR encoded by the coding sequence ATGGCAGAAGTGATCCTCCATGTTTACGACTTAACCAAAAGAGACGGGCAAGACGCAGTAAATTTCGGCGTAGTCCAAATGAACAGGCTACTCAAAGACACCATCTCTTTCGGCGGCATGTTCCACACTGCCGTCCAAGTTTACGACAACGTTGAATGGGCCTATGGGTCCTGTGTGATAGGCAGCGGGGTTTTCAGTTGCCCCGCTACCAAAAACCCCAATTACACGCATCGCGAAAAGATTGTATTGGGCAGAACAGAGTGCTCTGCCCACAAAGTCAATCAGATCTTAAAAGATCTTCGCGATGCATGGCCTGGTAGCAAATACAATATGGTGTCAAGGAACTCAAAGCATTTCTGCGATGAGTTCCTTGAGAAATTAGGGGTCCCAAAACTACCGAATTGGGCAAACAGATTTGCTAACATTGGGGATTTAGCAAAGGACGCAGCAGGGATAGCAGTTCAAGCTAAAGAGAAAGCGTCTAAACTTGTGTTTCATCCGGTTGATTTTGCTCTCAACATGACCACTGCTAATAAAAACACTAAAGCAATATATAACCCTACTCATGAGTTCAGGTTCCGCTTTAATTTTGCTGTTAATAATTTTAAGGTCGCTGCACCGGTTATCCGCTCCGATCGATGA